From the genome of Tistrella bauzanensis:
CGCCACCCGGCGGATCTCCCGCTCGGTCATGCCGGGATAATGTTCAAGCGTCATGGCGCCGATCGTCTGGTCGCCGTCGCGGCCGCGCACCTGGCCCACGAAGATGGCGATGCCGCCGGTGGCATCGCCGCCTGCCGCCCGGGCGTATTCGGCGCCGACGTCGAAATCCGCGGTCTGGACGCGGATGTCGATGGCGCAGGTGCCGGCGTCACTGCCGCTGCCGCCGGTGACCGGCGGAAAGATCGCGACCTCGTCGTCATCGGCCAGCCCGGCATCGCCCTGCGCATAATCCTGGTTCACCGCCACCCGCACGGCCGAGCGGTCGGCCAGCGCCGCTTCATGGCCGGGGCTCAGCGTCGACAGATGGTCCAGCAGCCCGGCCACGGTCGCGACCGCCGGTGAAAAGGCGATGTCCTCGTCTGCCCGGCCCACGCGGGCGCGCATCCAGGCGAAATAAAGCACATGCAGCGACATGGGGCCGTCTCCTGGTTCGGGGGTCAGCGCCGGTCGGCGGCGATCAGATGGCGCATGCCGGTCTGCATATAGGCCCATCCCGTGATCACGGTCAGGCCCGCCGCCACCCACAGCAATGTCGTGCCGCCCAAGGCGGCCGATGCCGGCAGCACCGGCAGCAGCAGCAGCACGGCGATGGCCGCCATCTGCACTGTCGTCTTCCATTTGGCAAGGCCCGATACCGGCACCGATACCCGGTCGCCGGCCAGATGTTCGCGCAGGCCCGAAATCAGGATCTCGCGGCACAGGATGATCAGCGCCGGCAGGGCATCGGCCCGGCCGTCGCCGACCAGCATCAGCAGTGCCGCGGTCACCAGCAGCTTGTCGGCGATCGGATCGAGGAAGCGGCCGACGGCGGAGACCACGCCCCAGCGCCGCGCCAGCCAGCCATCCAGCCAGTCGGTGACCGATGCGGCCGCGAACAGCCCGAAGCTGACCCAGGCACCGGCCACCGGTTCCAACAGGAAGGCCGCCAGGAAGAACGGGATCACCACGATCCGCGACAGGGTGAGCAGGTTGGGAAGGCGATTGCGCATCGGCATCCGGTGACTGGGGGCGGGGGCATATGGCCAACTCGGGCGGCAGGACGCGCCCATTCTCATGACGCGCCCACTCTACAGGCCGGCGGCGGGTTCGTCAGCCTCGCGCGATCATGTGCCGGTGAAGGCGGTCAGCCGTCGGGGTGAAAGAAGTGATAGATCTGGCGGGCGACGGTGGTGGAGATGCCGTCGACCTTGGCGATGTCGGGCAGACTGGCCACCTCGACCGCCTTGGCCGAGCCGAAATGATGCAGCAGCGCTTTTTTGCGCCGCGGGCCGATGCCGGGGATCTCGTCCAGTGCCGAGGTGCCGATCGCGCGGCTGCGCTTGGCGCGGTGCTGGCCGCCGGCGAAGCGGTGGGCCTCGTCGCGCAGGCGCTGCAGGAAATACAGTACCGGGTCGCGGTCGGGCAGGCGGAACGGCGCCTGACCGGGCAGGAAGAACCGCTCGCGGCCCGCATCGCGGTCGGGGCCCTTGGCGATGGCCGCCACCATGATCCGGCCGGTCAGCCCAGCCGCCTCCAATTCCTCGACGCCGGTCTTGAGCTGGCCTTCGCCGCCATCCAGCAGCACCAGATCCGGCCAGCCGTCGACCCGGTCCACCTCGCCTCCGGCCTCGTCGAGTTCGCGGGCGAGCCGGGTGAACCGGCGGCGCATCACCTCGCGCATCATCGCATAGTCGTCGCCACCGGCCTTGGCCGGGTCGATGTCGCGGATGGTGAAGCTGCGATAGGCGCGCCGGTCCAGGCCGTCGGGGCCGGCGACGATCATACCGCAGACCGCGTGGGTGCCCGAGATATGGGCGTTGTCATAGACCTCGATCCGGCCGGGCGTGCGATCCATGCCGAAGACCTTGGCGGTGCCCTCCAGCAGCCGCTTCTGGCTGGACGTCTCGGCCAGCTTGCGGCCCAGCGCCTCACGCGCATTGGTGACGGCATGACCCACGGCCTGGGCCTTGTCGCCACGTCGCGGCACCGCGAGCCGCACCTTGTGGCCGGCGCGCACCGACAGCGCCTGGGCGACCAGCGCCGCCTCGTCGGGTTCCTGGCTCAGCAGCACCTCACGCGGGGGCAGCTTGTCGGCATAGAACTGGCCAAGAAAGGCCGACAGCACCTCGGGCGCCGGGCTGCCGGCCTCGTTGGCCGGGAAATAGGCCCGGTTGCCGTAATTCTGGCCGCCGCGGAAGAAGAACACCTGGATGCAGGCCTGGCCGCCCTCATCGGCGATCGCCACCACATCCGCATCCTCCAGACCCTGGAAATTGATCCCCTGGCTGGCGGTCACCCGGGCCAGAGCCTTGATCCGGTCGCGATAGACCGCGGCGGTCTCGAAATCCAGCGCTTCGGCCGCCTGCGCCATATGGCCCTGCATCGCCTCGCGCACGCTGGCCGAGCGTCCGCGCAGGAAATCGCGTGCCTCCGATACCAGCCGGCCATAGCTGTCGCGGTCGACATAGGCGCAGCACGGCGCGCTGCACCGCTTGATCTGGTATTGCAGGCAGGGGCGGGTGCGGCTGTCGAACATCGGATCCGAGCAGGTCCGCAGCAGGAACGCCTTCTCCAGCATCGCCAGGGTTTCGTTCACCGCGCCGGCGCTGGCAAAGGGGCCGAAATACTCGCCCTTGCGGTTGCGGGCGCCGCGGTGCTTCACGATCTGCGGAAAATCATGGTCGCCGGTGATCAGGATATAGGGGAAGCTCTTGTCGTCGCGCAGCAGCACGTTGAAGCGGGGCCGCAGCCGCTTGATCAGATTGGCTTCCAGCAGCAGCGCCTCGGCCTCGGAACCGGTGACGACGATCTCCATGGTCCGGGTCTCGGCGACCATCCGCATCAACCGCGGCTGCAACTGGTTGATCCGGGTATACGATGCCACCCGCCGCTTCAGATGCTTGGCCTTGCCGACATAGAGCACGTCGCCATGGGTATCCAGCATCCGGTACACGCCGGCGCTGTCGGGCATGGTGCGCAGCGCCGACTGAATTGCGGCCCGTCCGACCTGCAATTGCGGATGCCGGCGCAGCGACGGGCCGGTGGGGGCCGCCGGGCCGGCATCGCTGCCGATTGCCCCTTCAGGGGGCGTGGCGATGGCATCATCAGGTGCCCCGACGTCAGGCGGCCCGGCAGCGCCGTCGCCGGTGTCGGCCGATACCCAGGCATCCGCCTCGGCATCGTCGGCATCAGCCTCGTCATCGGCGTTCTCGTCACTGCCATCGACCGGCGCCAGCCGCACCCAGCCCGGATCGCCGGTCTCGTGACGCGGCCGCCGGCCCGAACGATGGGGTGCCGGGCGACGGGGTGCCGGGCGATCATCCGAGGCGCCGGCCATCCCGGCACGGTGATCGGCGCGATCCTCGTCATGCCCAGAGGCATCATCGGACGCGTCATCATCTGCCCCGTCGTCGCCAGTGTCATCGTCGCCAGTGTCACCGTCGACGGCGTCGTCATCGCCGGTTTCGCCGTCTGCGACACCGGCGGGCCGGCGGCGCGACAGCAGCCGGGCCAGGGCCGGCGTGTCGAGTGCGGCGCCATCGCCTTCCCAGACGATATCCTCGGCCCCGGTATCCTCGGCATCTCCGGACGCGGCGCCGGTCTGGGCCGGATCGGTCGGCTGGCGGTGGATATCTTCAGGGGTCTCGGTCATGTCCGTCTCACAAGCGTCATCGGATCGTCAACATATCCACGGAAACTGTGGATAACCATGTGCATATCGTGTTGAGGGACGTTGCGACAGGGCCGCCCGCTTGGTTTTCCATCGCTTTGCCCAAAAATAAGGCATTTATTAAGGCATTGTTTTTACTACGATTTCCACAAATCAGGTCGCCAGCCACGTACCATCAAGGGCTTAGCACGGAGAGTCAGTGTCAAGTGCTTTCTTGGATGGTCCCTGTGCAAAAAAAAGCGGGTGTGGCCGGATTCCGCCACCGTTCCCGCCCCGTTCATGGCGGTCGACTACATGCATCCGCATGCTATCAGAGCGATTCGGCATGTGGTGGGCGGGCTTTGCACAATATGGCCCGCCTCGCGGTCAGGCGCGCATTCGCTCAATTTCCACACCCACCCCGGCGGCGTCGGGGAACACGTCCAGCTTTTCGATCCGCACCCGTGCCACCAGAACGCGATCGTCGGTGAAGCAGAGCCCCGCCACGCGTTCGGCAAGTGTTTCAACCAGATTGACATGGCCATCCCGGGCGAGTGCGCGTATGCCGATCACCAGATCCTCGTAAGACAGCACATGCGACAGATCATCGGCCGGTGGCGGCCCGTCGTCGCGCAGGGTGATGTCGATGTTGAAGGCCACGCGCTGTGGCCGGCCATGTTCATGCGCATGGACGCCGATGTCGCAGGCGATCACCAGGTCGCGGATGAACAGATGTCGCCGCGCGGGCCGTTGATCCGGCTGGGGGACGGCACGCAGTTGGATCGGGTCGGTCAAGTCGCTCTCCCGTTCGGGGCGCGCGGCCGGCCGGCAGACCGGCCCGCCCGAGGGTCTTGGTTCAGGGCAAGGACGAAGCGAGAAGGGGCAGAGGCCGGCCTGGGCCGGCATCGCGCAGTCCTACCGCAGTGCGTGAGCGCCGTCGAGGGTCAGTCCAGTGCCGCATCATGCGCCCCACCCCCCGCGCCGGGATGCGGTTCCGATCCATGTGGCCCAGATCCGTGCGGCGCCTGCGCCCAGCCCAGATGCTGGCCGCCGTCCAGGGCCAGCATCTGGCCGGTCATCGCCTGGGCATCGATCAGGAAGCGGATCGCCGCCGCGATCTCGGCAGGCGAGGTGCCGCGCCGCAGGGGCATCTTGTCGCATTGGGCGCGGAAGCCCTCGTGGTCCTGATGCACGCTGGCGAGTGTCGGGCCGGGGCCGATGGCATTCACCCGGATGCGTGGCGCCAGCGCCATCGCCATGGTCCGGGTCAGGGTCCACAAGCCGGCCTTGCTGACGGTATAGGTCATGAAATGTGGTGTCAGATTCCACACCCGCTGATCGATCAGATTGATGATCGTACCGCCGGCATCGTCCGGCAGTTGTGCCACCAGCGCTTGCGACAGTACGAAAGGCGCGCGCAGGTTGACCTCCATGTGGAAATCCCAGCTATCGCGGGTGGCGGTGGTGACGGCATCATATTCGAAGGTCGAGGCATTGTTGATCAGCACACCCACGGGCCCCAGCGCCGCGGTGGCGGCGGGCATCAGTGCGGCGACCTCGGCTTCCACAGACAGATCGGCGGCCAGTGCCACGGCCCGCCCACCCGCCGACACGATCTGCGCGACCACGGCGTCGGCATCTTCGGCCGAACCGTTATAGTGCACGGCCACGGCATAGCCATGGGCTGCGAGGTCCAGCGCCACGCACCGGCCGATGCGCCGGGCGGCGCCGGTCACCAGGGCCGTCCTGGGTATGGCGGGCAGGGGTCTGGCGCCGTCGATGAGGCCGGGCTGTTCGGAGTGCAGGGTCATGGGGCAGGGGTCCGTCTGACAGGAAGGGTCATGTGAAGAAGCGGCACCCGGCCACCCGGTCATTCGCCGGGGACGCCATCTCCCGGCAGTTTTCCCCCTGGGAATTTCCCGGCAGGGCCGGCTGGGGGCGGAGCCCGGCCATCGTCGGATGCGCCATCCTGGTGGACATGTGCCGTCGCCGGCTGCCGGTCAAGCGCGAGCAGGCGATTTGCGATGGTCGCCGCCGGCTTGGTGAAGCCCGCAAGCATGGCATACAGCACCGGCACCAGGAACAGGGTCATGATCGTGGCCAGCGTCATGCCGCCGATGACCACCACCGCCAGCGCGCTGCGGCTTTCGACTCCGGCACCCGATCCCATGGCCAGCGGCACCGCGCCCAGAACCGTGGCGATGGTGGTCATCAGGATCGGTCGCAGGCGCAGAACCGCCGATTTGCGCGCCGCCTCGGCCGGGGACAAGCCATCTTCATCCCGCAACTGATTGGCGAATTCCACGATCAGGATGCCGTTCTTGGCCATAAGGCCGATCAGCATCACCATGCCGATCTGGCTGTAGATGTTCAGCGTGCCGCCGGACAGCCAGATGCCGGCAAGGCCGCCGGTCAGCGCCAGCGGCACCGCCAGAAGAATGATCACCGGGTGGATCCAGCTTTCGAACTGGGCTGCCAGCACCAGGAACACGATCAGGATCGACAGGGCGAAGGTCAGCATGATGCCGGCGCCGGCATCGACATATTCCCGCGACTGGCCGTCGAAGCTGATCCGTGCCTGCGGCGGCAGGTTGGTGGCCGCGATCTCCTGCACCCGCTCCACGGCGTTGCCGAGACCATAGCCGTCGGCCAGCCC
Proteins encoded in this window:
- the uvrC gene encoding excinuclease ABC subunit UvrC, with protein sequence MTETPEDIHRQPTDPAQTGAASGDAEDTGAEDIVWEGDGAALDTPALARLLSRRRPAGVADGETGDDDAVDGDTGDDDTGDDGADDDASDDASGHDEDRADHRAGMAGASDDRPAPRRPAPHRSGRRPRHETGDPGWVRLAPVDGSDENADDEADADDAEADAWVSADTGDGAAGPPDVGAPDDAIATPPEGAIGSDAGPAAPTGPSLRRHPQLQVGRAAIQSALRTMPDSAGVYRMLDTHGDVLYVGKAKHLKRRVASYTRINQLQPRLMRMVAETRTMEIVVTGSEAEALLLEANLIKRLRPRFNVLLRDDKSFPYILITGDHDFPQIVKHRGARNRKGEYFGPFASAGAVNETLAMLEKAFLLRTCSDPMFDSRTRPCLQYQIKRCSAPCCAYVDRDSYGRLVSEARDFLRGRSASVREAMQGHMAQAAEALDFETAAVYRDRIKALARVTASQGINFQGLEDADVVAIADEGGQACIQVFFFRGGQNYGNRAYFPANEAGSPAPEVLSAFLGQFYADKLPPREVLLSQEPDEAALVAQALSVRAGHKVRLAVPRRGDKAQAVGHAVTNAREALGRKLAETSSQKRLLEGTAKVFGMDRTPGRIEVYDNAHISGTHAVCGMIVAGPDGLDRRAYRSFTIRDIDPAKAGGDDYAMMREVMRRRFTRLARELDEAGGEVDRVDGWPDLVLLDGGEGQLKTGVEELEAAGLTGRIMVAAIAKGPDRDAGRERFFLPGQAPFRLPDRDPVLYFLQRLRDEAHRFAGGQHRAKRSRAIGTSALDEIPGIGPRRKKALLHHFGSAKAVEVASLPDIAKVDGISTTVARQIYHFFHPDG
- the pgsA gene encoding CDP-diacylglycerol--glycerol-3-phosphate 3-phosphatidyltransferase; amino-acid sequence: MRNRLPNLLTLSRIVVIPFFLAAFLLEPVAGAWVSFGLFAAASVTDWLDGWLARRWGVVSAVGRFLDPIADKLLVTAALLMLVGDGRADALPALIILCREILISGLREHLAGDRVSVPVSGLAKWKTTVQMAAIAVLLLLPVLPASAALGGTTLLWVAAGLTVITGWAYMQTGMRHLIAADRR
- a CDS encoding SDR family oxidoreductase, which codes for MTLHSEQPGLIDGARPLPAIPRTALVTGAARRIGRCVALDLAAHGYAVAVHYNGSAEDADAVVAQIVSAGGRAVALAADLSVEAEVAALMPAATAALGPVGVLINNASTFEYDAVTTATRDSWDFHMEVNLRAPFVLSQALVAQLPDDAGGTIINLIDQRVWNLTPHFMTYTVSKAGLWTLTRTMAMALAPRIRVNAIGPGPTLASVHQDHEGFRAQCDKMPLRRGTSPAEIAAAIRFLIDAQAMTGQMLALDGGQHLGWAQAPHGSGPHGSEPHPGAGGGAHDAALD
- a CDS encoding dihydroneopterin aldolase, with amino-acid sequence MTDPIQLRAVPQPDQRPARRHLFIRDLVIACDIGVHAHEHGRPQRVAFNIDITLRDDGPPPADDLSHVLSYEDLVIGIRALARDGHVNLVETLAERVAGLCFTDDRVLVARVRIEKLDVFPDAAGVGVEIERMRA
- the moaD gene encoding molybdopterin converting factor subunit 1; protein product: MSLHVLYFAWMRARVGRADEDIAFSPAVATVAGLLDHLSTLSPGHEAALADRSAVRVAVNQDYAQGDAGLADDDEVAIFPPVTGGSGSDAGTCAIDIRVQTADFDVGAEYARAAGGDATGGIAIFVGQVRGRDGDQTIGAMTLEHYPGMTEREIRRVAEQAAERWPLEAIRIIHRVGRLQPGERIVLVIAASAHRAAAFDTCAFLIDWLKTRAPFWKLEDTSEGPRWVAAKASDDAAAARWQDNHTRQA